One Papaver somniferum cultivar HN1 chromosome 10, ASM357369v1, whole genome shotgun sequence genomic window carries:
- the LOC113318735 gene encoding guanylate-binding protein 4-like: protein MESWRWPFALSIYFCLFTSGFSLIDNFQQAFPIVEPDPGHTKLRISREGLEAIERITNPIAAVAVIGPYRSGKSFLLNQLLSLSCDEGFGVGHMRDTKTKGIWVWGTPIELTIDGIKTSVLYLDTEGFESVGKSNVYDDRIFALATVMSSVLIYNLPETIREADISRLSFAVELAEEFYGRVKGQDIAFEPAKLLWLIQRDFLQGKSVQQMVNEALQRVPNANSDKNIDQVNQIRESLAIMGDNSTAFSLPQPHLQRTQLCELKDGELDPSYIRKREQLKELVASIIRPKIVQSKRLNGKEFVAFLEQILDALNKGEIPSTGSLVEVFNKGILERCLKLYSEKMGQLRLPIPEGSLQEVHEESRTEAMKSFDEQHFGHHHAKQSVEKLDTEILIAYKNYILANEYKSSKLCEGLYMRCEDKMDQLQVLRLPSMAKFNAGFLLCNQSFEVECVGPSKVNYEQRMAKMLGKSRSLFIKEYNHRLFNWLVAFSLVMVIVGRFVVKFFLMEIAAWVLFIFLETYTRMFWSAESLYYNPAWHFIVATWETIVYSPVLDLDRWAIPVCLILAIFILYWRCCGKRKHGVRGLLPLYNTRGSNRERTD from the exons atggagTCTTGGAGATGGCCTTTTGCTCTGTCGATCTACTTTTGCTTATTCACATCTGGGTTTTCATTAATAGATAATTTCCAGCAAGC GTTTCCGATTGTGGAGCCTGATCCCGGCCATACTAAACTTCGCATTTCAAGAGAAGGCTTGGAGGCAATAGAAAGAATAACAAACCCAATTGCAGCTGTCGCT GTAATTGGTCCATACCGTTCAGGCAAATCTTTTCTGCTGAATCAACTTCTTTCCCTTTCATGTGATGAAG GTTTTGGTGTTGGTCATATGCGCGATACCAAAACGAAAG gaATATGGGTATGGGGAACCCCTATAGAATTAACAATTGATGGAATAAAAACATCCGTGCTTTATCTTGATACAGAAGGGTTTGAAAGTGTTGGAAAGTCTAACGTATACGATGACAG GATTTTTGCGTTAGCAACTGTTATGAGTTCTGTGCTTATATACAATCTCCCTGAGACG ATCCGTGAAGCAGATATATCTCGGCTGTCATTTGCTGTTGAGCTCGCAGAAGAATTTTATGGAAG AGTGAAG GGGCAGGATATCGCATTTGAGCCTGCAAAACTTTTGTGGCTCATCCAACGCGATTTTTTAC AAGGAAAATCTGTGCAACAGATGGTGAATGAAGCTCTTCAACGGGTTCCTAATGCCAATA GTGATAAAAATATTGATCAGGTTAACCAAATTCGAGAGTCTCTAGCAATTATGGGTGATAATAGTACTGCATTTAGCTTGCCACAG CCTCATCTCCAGCGGACGCAACTTTGTGAGTTGAAGGATGGTGAACTGGACCCTAGCTATATTAGGAAAAGGGAGCAGCTGAAAGAACTTGTTGCTTCCATTATTCGTCCTAAAATCGTGCAGAGTAAACGCCTAAACGGGAAGGAGTTTGTAGCTTTCTTAGAGCAG ATTCTTGATGCTTTGAACAAAGGGGAGATCCCTTCTACAGGCTCTCTTGTGGAGGTTTTCAATAAAGGAATTCTAGAGCGGTGCTTGAAGTTGTATAGCGAAAAGATGGGTCAGTTGCGATTACCCATACCAGAGGGATCTCTGCAAGAAGTTCATGAGGAGTCAAGAACAGAAGCAATGAaatcctttgatgagcagcattTCGGACATCACCATGCAAAGCAATCTGTTGAGAAGCTGGATACTGAGATACTCATA GCATACAAGAATTACATTCTGGCAAATGAATACAAGTCTTCAAAGCTGTGTGAGGGACTGTACATGCGGTGTGAAGACAAAATGGACCAGCTTCAGGTTCTGAGGCTTCCTTCCATGGCTAAATTTAACGCAGGTTTCCTTCTGTGCAATCAAAGCTTCGAGGTCGAGTGTGTGGGGCCCTCTAAAGTTAACTACGAACAGCGGATGGCAAAG ATGCTCGGGAAGTCCCGGTCTTTATTCATAAAAGAATACAACCACAGGCTCTTCAATTGGTTGGTGGCGTTTTCCCTCGTCATGGTAATTGTTGGTAGATTCGTTGTAAAGTTCTTTTTAATGGAGATAGCAGCATGGGTACTATTTATATTCTTGGAGACGTACACGAGGATGTTCTGGTCAGCTGAGTCTCTTTATTACAATCCCGCATGGCATTTCATTGTTGCAACTTGGGAGACTATTGTTTATAGTCCCGTCCTTGATCTAGACAG ATGGGCAATACCAGTTTGTTTGATTCTTGCGATCTTTATTCTATATTGGCGGTGTTGTGGGAAAAGGAAACACGGGGTACGTGGTCTGTTACCTTTATACAACACTCGCGGCTCAAACAGAGAGAGAACTGACTGA
- the LOC113319158 gene encoding uncharacterized protein LOC113319158 — protein MSSIGASKGVLEIAKFALYVSVPIGLMYTFAFNTKNILKIMGNRSYVVYPPEGPPPPTPEEIREMAREIFRKRNLA, from the exons ATGTCATCAATTGGTGCATCAAAAGGGGTATTGGAAATTGCCAAGTTTGCTTTATATGTGAGTGTTCCAATTGGTCTTATGTATACTTTCGCCTTCAACACTAAGAATATTCTGAAAATCATGGGCAAT AGATCATATGTGGTATATCCTCCAGAGGGTCCTCCACCTCCAACACCTGAGGAAATAAGAGAGATGGCTCGAGAAATTTTTCGCAAGAGAAATTTGGCTTGA
- the LOC113319157 gene encoding DJ-1 protein homolog E-like: MGSIDADTAAAVGRKPAVLMICGDYMEDYEVIVPFQALQALGVRVDCVSPNKYSGDKCLTAVHDYMGYELYTELPGHSFTLNANFTDVIPESYDALIIPGGRFTELLSIDDKVLDIASKFAETGKPIATTCHSQLILVSAGIMKGKKCTGFPSLKPVIKLAGGFWLDPEPMTSCALDGNIISAIGWPAHADYLSILLRLMGAKVSGNQNKAVLFLCGDYVEDHEINVPFQALGGLGCRVDAVSPTKKKGEKCVTAIHDPEGAQVCSEKQGHNFILNANFSDVRVEDYDCLVIPGGRSPEFLVMDDKVVSLVKEFGEKNKIVSGTGNGKWLLAAAAGLLEGKNCASGNSMKAIVKVAGGKLVESAEAVAHEKLLTATGWPALPTFISELINLLGISVVF; this comes from the exons ATGGGATCAATCGATGCTgacactgctgctgctgttggtagAAAACCGGCGGTTTTGATGATCTGCGGTGATTATATGGAGGACTACGAGGTGATTGTTCCATTTCAAGCGCTTCAGGCGTTGGGTGTTCGAGTTGACTGTGTTTCTCCAAACAAGTATTCGGGAGATAAATGCCTCACTGCTGTTCATGACTACATGGGTTATGAG CTCTACACGGAATTGCCAGGCCATTCCTTCACATTGAATGCAAATTTCACTGATGTCATACCCGAGTCATACGATGCTTTAATCATTCCTGGAGGCCGATTCACCGAGTTGCTTAGTATTGATGATAAGGTTCTTGACATTGCCTCGAAGTTCGCGGAAACAGGGAAACCAATTGCTACAACATGTCACAGCCAGCTGATACTAGTATCAGCTGGgatcatgaaggggaaaaaatGTACTGGGTTTCCAAGTTTGAAGCCTGTTATTAAGCTAGCTGGAGGATTTTGGTTGGACCCAGAGCCGATGACTTCTTGCGCTCTTGATGGGAACATCATAAGTGCTATTGGTTGGCCTGCTCATGCTGATTATCTATCTATTCTTTTAAGATTAATGGGAGCTAAAGTTTCAGGGAATCAAAACAAAGCAGTCTTGTTCCTTTGTGGG GATTACGTCGAAGATCACGAGATAAATGTGCCATTCCAAGCTTTGGGAGGTTTAGGTTGTCGAGTGGATGCTGTTAGCCCAACAAAGAAGAAAGGAGAGAAATGTGTCACGGCTATCCATGATCCTGAGGGTGCCCAAGTTTGTAGTGAAAAGCAGGGGCACAACTTTATCTTGAATGCTAACTTCTCTGATGTTAGGGTGGAGGATTACGATTGTCTTGTCATACCAGGTGGGAGATCACCAGAATTCTTGGTCATGGATGATAAAGTTGTCTCACTAGTGAAGGAATTTGGAGAAAAGAACAAAATCGTCTCTGGCACTGGCAATGGGAAGTGGCTCTTGGCTGCTGCTGCTGGTCTTTTAGAG GGCAAGAATTGCGCAAGTGGCAATTCGATGAAAGCCATTGTTAAGGTTGCTGGTGGTAAGTTGGTTGAATCAGCAGAGGCGGTGGCTCATGAGAAGCTGCTGACAGCAACAGGATGGCCAGCACTACCAACCTTCATTTCAGAACTTATTAATCTCTTAGGAATTAGTGTGGTCTTCTGA